The genomic segment TACGTAACGGGCCGTCTTGTCGAGCACGCGCCAAAGCGCTGCCGAAGCGGCTTCGAGCTCCGCGTACAGCGCCTTGGGCAGGACCAGGATCTGATCCAGCCAATAGGCCTCTTCCTCCAGATCCGCCCAGGCAAAGCCGAGCTCTGCGAGCTTGGCGACCCGCTCCCCCCTGTCGGGATGCGGCATGCCTCGAAGCTCGAATACGGTGTCGCTCATCCCCCGAACCCGCCGGAAGACCTCGATTTGCCGCCGGAGCCCGAAGAGCCGAATACGCTTTTGGACTTGGAACTGCCCGAGGACGACCCGCTGAACCCGCTGGAGTTGCCGCCGATGCCGCCTGGCTTGGAAGACGACGAGCGGCGGGTAACCGAGCCGCTTTTGTCGGTCGTCTTGGGACGAACCGCGGAGCCGACGACCGGCTTGCTGCGGAACGTCTCGCTGTCGTACGACTTGGCCTTGTAAGGACGGGTCGTTCCTGCGTAATAGGTCGTGTGGGAATTCGCCCACCCGGACGACGAATAAGAGGAACCGTTATTGAAGATCAAATGGTAAAGCAGTAAATCGTCCCAGCCAAAGCCGGAATGATAGCCGTTGTTGACGATAACGGTTTGACCCGAGCTGCCCGTTCCTGTACCCGATCCCGTCCCGCTTCCTGCGGCCGGCGGACAAGGGACGACGTCCTCGCCGTCCTTGCATTCATCGCCATCGCCCGCAAGCGGCAGATTCCAGTCGACAGCCGGGTCGTAAAAGGCTTTGACAGCCTCCGACGACCATTCGACCAGTTTGGGCTGCGCGACCGCCGCCGTCTCGGATGGCTTCGCTTCGGCCGCGAAGGAGGCGGAGCCCAGCGCGGCGTTGGCGAGCAGCGCGATGCCGAGCGAGGTGGACAGCGTCTTGAGCGGTGCGCCGTCTTTACCGAAAAACTTGAACTTTGCCGAATCGTCCGTTTTATCTTGTCTTGTCACGATGCGTGCCTCCCGCTACCGTCCTGCTTCAGGGCTCGGTGCCCGTGCGGACGACAAGAATTTCCAGCTTGCCGGAATCCAGATTAAGCCTGCCTTCGACCGTTTCGTATTCAAAGCCGCCGACCGTGATGTAGTTGACGTGCTCTAGCGCAGCGACCATGTTCAAAGTCCAGGTGCGTTCGTCGATCCGCTTGAGTTCCCCGGCCTCGTTTTTCTCCATCAGGTAGACGGAAATTCCGTTGTCCAATCCCTACACCCTTCCGAATTTGGAATCTTTGCACTGAATTACAGTAAACGAAGATAGAATCGAGTGTCAATTGGTATTTTGGAAAAAAAAACAAGCCCGCCATATTAACGGCAAGCTTGGAATGTTGGCAGATTCTGTCGTCCGGTCAAGTTCCGCAAAAGGTTCTGTATCTGCCGCACGACGGATGGGGCGGCTCGGCAAATTCAGCTTGCGCCGGCGCGTAGGCGAACGGATCTCGAAGCGCCTCGACCAGCCGGTTCAGGACGCCGTAATCGCCGCGTTCGACAGCCGCCTCGAGCGCCTCTTCCACGCGGTGGTTGCGGGCGATCGCCGCCGGATTGCTGCGTGTCATGAGCCGCTGAGCTTCGGCGGCCGCATCGTCCGTATCGCCGATTCTGGCTCGCCATCTGCCGTGCCAGCTCGCGAATGCATCCGATTCGAACAGCGCCCCTTGCTCCGTCGCGCCGACGGCCAAACTCGCGAACGTATTCGTATAGTCGGCCCGATGCGTCTCCATCAGTTCAAGCAGGTCTTGGGCGAGGGCTTCGTCCTCGGACGCTTCTCCCGGAAGTCCGAGCTTGGCGCGCATGCCGGCCAGCCACTCGGCTTCGAACAGCTGCGGAAACGCGGATATCTCCCGTTCCGCCAAAGCTACCGCACGTTCCTCGTCCTTGTGGAGCAGCGGCAGCAGCGTCTCGGCAAATCGCGCCAGATTCCAGGCGGCGATCCGAGGCTGCTGGTTGTACGCGTAGCGGCCGTTCGCGTCGATCGAGCTGAACACCGTTGAGGGATCGTACGCGTCGAGGAACGCGCAGGGACCGTAATCGATCGTCTCTCCGCCGATCGCCATGTTGTCGGTATTCATCACGCCATGAACGAAGCCGACCAACTGCCACTTCGCGATCAGAGCGGCCTGCCGGCCGACGACCGCCTTGAGGAACGACAGGTAGTCGCCGTGCTCGATTTCCGGGTCATGCCTTTGCATCGTATAATCGGCAAGCACTCGCACTTGGTCCGCGCCGCCGGCGCCTGCGGCGTATTGGAATGTCCCTACCCGAATATGGCTGGCTGCGACGCGGGTCAGAATGGCGCCGGGCAGCTCGTCCTCGCGAAATACGGGCTCGCCCGTGGCCACGACCGCCAGGCTGCGCGTCGTCGGAATGCCCAGTCCGTGCATCGCCTCGCTGATTGCGTACTCCCGCAGCATCGGTCCTAGCGCCGCCCGGCCGTCTCCGCCGCGCGAATAAGGCGTGCGTCCCGAGCCTTTAAGCTGAATGTCCCGGCGCCTTCCATCCGGAGAGAGGTGCTCGCCCAGCAGCAGCGCGCGGCCGTCTCCCAACATTGTCAGGTGACCGAACTGGTGGCCGGCGTACGCTTGCGCCAAAGGCTCCGCGCCTTCAGGCGCCGCATTGCCGGCCAGGACGGCCAAGCCGGCTTCGCTGCGCAGCGCTTCCTCGCTTAGACCGAGCGACTCGGCCAATCGGACGTTAAGCACGGCGAGCTTTGGGGCGCCCACCGGATTAAACGGGATTTTCGAGTAAAAAAAAGCTGGGAGACGCGCGTAGCTGTTGTCGAAGCGCCAGCCGGCCGCCGTCGTGGAGTCAGGGTTCGTCATAACGTCTCCTTTCGCAACCGTAAGGGTGCGTATTTTAAAATCTAGCCTTTATCCGGATAAAATATATGTCTCGCGCGCAGTTGGCCGTCGTCGGCTTCCAGAATGCCGAATGAAAATTGAGCTTGCCTCCGCTTGTCGGTCGGCGAGCCCGGGTTAAAGATCAGCATGCCGCTCTTTGCGTCGCGCCGCAGCACGGGAATATGGGAATGCCCATAAACGACTGCGTCAAGCTGGTCGTCTTTAAAGGCCGCGACCGCGTGCGCCTCCGTCTTCGTCCGAAGCGCCGCTCCGTGCCCGTGCACGACGCCGATCCGGCAGCCGCCAAGCGTCAGCTGTACGCGCATGCCGAACTTGGCTGCGATCTCCGGTCCGTCGTTATTCCCTACGACGCCATATACCGGCGCATACGCCGACAATGCGTCGTATACGCTCAGGCGGGTCCAGTCTCCGGCATGAATGATCGCCGCTGCGCCCGTCAGCTCGCGCTGCAGTGCCGCCGGCAGCCGCTTGCTCATTCTCGGCATATGCGTATCCGATAAGACCACGATCTTCATGCGCGATTCCCCGCTTTGCCTAGACTCGGTTCAATTAATCTTACCCTAGCCGCGTCCAATCATGAAGTGTATTTTGGAAATTCTAAAATTCAGCCGCCGCGGCCAGTTCTCGTTTCATTTCTTCTTCGTATTCGGCGCGCTGCGCGTCGGTGTATTCGAGCGTATCCGCCATAAAGTCGAGGACGGCCGCCAGGTTCCGCTGCGCCCAATCGATATCGAAAAATAATGCGCCGGTGCGCCTGATCAGAAAATCCGCGGGCTTAACGGCCATCTCCGCCTCGATGGCGTACGCGAGCATGCCATAAACTTCGTCGGAAAGTCCCTCGCCGGCGTTGCTGCCCTTCCGTCTGGCGATGCGCTCGAATACAGCGGCAGCGTTCGATCCGTATCTGCTCGCCAGCTGGAGCGCCGTCTCGGCCGACAATCCTGCCGCCTCCCCGGCAGCCGCAGCTTTTTTCACAAATTGGGTATAACGCCTGGAGCCGCCGACGTCGCCGCCCGATATCGGCAGCTCTCTTGTCGAGCAAGGGCCGAACGGACCTCGGCCGGCGGCAAGCAACGAGGCGGACAGCCGATCGACGACCGTTTCGGCCATTTTGCGGTAGCCGGTGAGCTTGCCGCCCGCGATCGTGAGGAGGCCGGACGGCGACAAGAAGATTTCATCGCGCCGCGACACTTCCGAGGGCGACTTGCCCTCTTCATAAATAAGCGGCCGGAGGCCCGCCCAGCTCGATTCCACATCCCGCTCGCGAAGACGAAGATCCGGGAACATGCCGTTGCAGGCGTCCAGCAAGTAGTCCCGATCCTCCCGCGTCGCCCTCGGCTGCGCCGTATCGCCAGCATAATCGGTATCCGTCGTGCCGACGTACGTCTTGCCGTCGCGCGGAATCGCGAATACCATGCGGCCGTCCGGCGTGTCGAAGTACACCGCCTGGCGAAGCGGAAACCTGCCGCCGTCGAAGACGAGATGGACGCCCTTGGTGAGCCGCAGCGTCTTGCCTCGCTTGGACCGGTCCAGCTCCCGCAGCGTGTCGACCCACGGCCCCGCGGCGTTGACGATCTGCCGCGCCCGGATCCGATACTCCCCCCTTCCGATCAGGTCGCACGCCAGCACGCCCGTCACTTTTCCCGTTTCATCGTAATGGAACTGCTCGGCCTTCGTATAATTGACGGCGTCGGCGCCGGATTCGGCCGCCTTTTTAAGCACCTCGATCGTCAGGCGCGCATCGTCCGTCCGGTATTCTACGTAAGAACCGCCGCCTCGCATGCCTTCCATTTTCAACAGCGGCTCCAGCGCCAGCGTCTCCTCCGCGCTAAGCATGCGTCGCCGTTCGTCCCGCTTCACGCCGGCGAGGAAATCGTAGAGGCGCAGTCCCAGCGACGTGCTCAGCTTGCCGAACGTACCGCCCTTGTACAAGGGCAGAAGCATCCGCTCCGGCGTCGTAACATGCGGGCCGTTCTCGTAGACGATCGCCCGTTCTTTGCCGACCTCGGCGACCATTTTAATCTCGAATTGCTTCAGATATCGCAGCCCGCCGTGCACCAGCTTCGTCGACCGGCTGGAGGTTCCCGCCGCGAAGTCCTGCATGTCGATCAGCGCCGTCCGCATCCCTCTTCGCTGCGCATCCAGCGCGATCCCGGCCCCCGTAATCCCGCCGCCGACGACCAGCACGTCGTAAATCTCCTTTTCCATCTCGTTCAGCTTGGCTAACCGGCTCATTCCGGCAAATGCGCTCGTCATGTCGATGCCCTTCTTTCTGTCGATTCGAATGCAATAAAACCACGATGATGCAGACCGCGCCAGGGTGGCGCAGCCGATATCGTGGTTTCTCCTGATCTCCGACCGGATATGAACTTGTCGTTATTTGAAAGCCATGGCGGCCCGAACCGCTTTCTGCCAGCCCGCGTACAAGCGCTGCCGCTGCTCGTCAGGCATGACCGGCGTGAACGAGCGGTCGAGTCGCCAGCTGTCCGCGATGTCCTGCTTGCTCTGCCAGAAGCCGACCGCGAGTCCCGCCAGATAAGCGGCCCCAAGCGCCGTCGTTTCGCCGACGGAAGGACGCTCGACCTCAGCGCCGAGCAGATCGCTCTGGAACTGCATGAGCAGATTGTTGGCGACGGCGCCGCCGTCGACCCGCAGCCGCCGCAGCGGAAGTCCCGAATCCTCGATCATCGCGTCCAGCACGTCCCTGCTCTGATAAGCGAGCGACTCGAGCGTCGCCCGGATAAAGTGCTCCTTGGTCGTCCCCCGCGTGAGTCCGAAGATTGCGCCGCGCACGTCGCTGTCCCAATAGGGGGTTCCCATTCCGACGAACGCCGGCACGACGTAGACGCCATCTGACGAATCCACCCGCGCGGCATACGTCTCGCTGTCTGCAGACTTCTTGAGCATCCGAAGTCCGTCTCTCAGCCATTGAAGCGCCGAGCCCGCGACGAAAACGCTGCCTTCCAGCGCGTATTCCACTTTGCCCCCGAGTCCCCACGCGATCGTGGTCAGCAGTCCGTGCTTGGACGCGACCGCCTCCGTACCCGTATTCATTAGCATAAAGCAGCCTGTACCGTAAGTATTTTTAACCATGCCCTTCTCGAAGCAAGCTTGCCCGAACAAAGCGGCCTGCTGGTCGCCGGCGATCCCCGCGATCGGAATGTTGCGGCCGAAAAAATGATGATCCACCGTGTGCGCATATATTTCGGAGGACGACCGCACCTCGGGCAGCATCGAACGCGGCACCTCGAGAATCTTCAGCAGCTCGTCGTCCCATTCGAGCGAACGGATATTGAAGAGCAGAGTGCGGGAGGCATTGGAGTAATCGGTTACGTGCGATCGGCCTCCGCTCATTTTCCAAACGAGCCACGTATCGATCGTGCCGAACAGCAAGTCGCCGCGGGCCGCCGCCTCCCGTGCGCCCTCCACATGATCGAGCAGCCACCTCACCTTCGTTCCGGAAAAGTACGCATCGATCAGCAGACCCGTCCTTTCCCTGAACTGGCCGTCCAGCCCTTCTTGCCTCAGCGCCTCGCATATATCGTTCGTCTGCCGGGACTGCCACACGATCGCGCGATGGATCGGCCGGCCCGTATGCCGGTCCCACACGACCGTCGTCTCCCGCTGGTTGGTGATGCCGATCGCCTCGATCTGCTCCGGCCGGATATCCCCTTCGGTCAGGACGCGCGCGATAACGCCGAGCACGGACAGCCAAATCTCGTTGGCGTCATGCTCGACCCATCCGGGTTTGGGAAAATACTGCTTGATCTCCTGCTGCGCCACGGCAACGACGCGACCGCCTTTATCGAATACGATCGCGCGGGAGCTCGTCGTCCCCTGATCAAGCGCTAAAATATAGCGGTTTTCCATGTACGCTCCCCCTACCCTATTTCGTTTTCGTAATGCTTCCATAGCTGCAAATTGGACGTCGTGACCGCGGATGCGCCTGCTGCAAGCGCTTGCTCGACGTCGTTCGCCGTGCGGATGAGCCCGCCGGCGAAGACGGGGATGCCCGTGCGTTCATGCACCTCCGCGATCATATGCGGGATGACGCCGGGCAGCACCTCGATATAGTCCGGCTTCGTCCGCTCGAACATCGCGTAGCTCTTCTCAAGCGCGTTGGTGTCGAGCAGAAACAACCGCTGGATGGCCAGCAGCTTGTTCTGCTTGGTCTTCGCGATTACGCTCGCCCGGGTCGATACGATGCCCGCGGGCCTTGCGATCTGACAGATGAATTCGGCGGCGTACTCGTCGTTTTTTAGCCCTTCGATCAGGTCCGCGTGCACGATCGGCTTCTTGCCGTTCGACTTCGCGAGCTGCACGATCGGCTGCAGCTGCGCGACATGCATGTCGAGCAGCACGATATACTCGTACGGCAGCTTGATCAGCTTCTCCAGATCCTTGACCTTGCGCGCCGCGGGGAGGATTCGTTGTCGGCTGAATGACATGGGGGTACCCCTCCGTTCGGTCTAGATATAAAAAGAAAAGGAGATCGCGAACTCGTCCCCTGGGGGACTTGAGTCGCGTGCTCTCCTTTTCTCCGCCGCGCATATGAACTTGACACGATTATATTACAGGATCCGGATGGCGTCTACCCTGAGGTTAGGCGCTTTAGAGTCGGCGTGCGTAGCGTTGCTCACCGCTCCTTCCGCTATCGGGCTTCGCAGGCGCATCGCTTGAGGCGAAAGCGACAACAAGCGCAGCCACCGTCGCGATCAGGCTCGCGACGGCGGTCCGAGCCGGGTCGCCTGTACGAGCCGGCGTCCGAGCGCCGGCATGCAGCGCGCCGCGCTCAAAGCGGTACGCGCCAGAAGCGGCCGGCCGGCTGCACGCTGCAGCAAGTTCCCCCATCGCAGCGGACCGCTGAATTCGCTGCGAATCGCGCGGGCATACGCCTCCTCCCACTCTTGTAGGGACAGCTCGCCGCAGAGATAACGCTCTGCGGACATTGCGCACAGCTGCGCGGCGCGAAGCGCCATCGACATGCCATC from the Cohnella hashimotonis genome contains:
- a CDS encoding protein adenylyltransferase SelO gives rise to the protein MTNPDSTTAAGWRFDNSYARLPAFFYSKIPFNPVGAPKLAVLNVRLAESLGLSEEALRSEAGLAVLAGNAAPEGAEPLAQAYAGHQFGHLTMLGDGRALLLGEHLSPDGRRRDIQLKGSGRTPYSRGGDGRAALGPMLREYAISEAMHGLGIPTTRSLAVVATGEPVFREDELPGAILTRVAASHIRVGTFQYAAGAGGADQVRVLADYTMQRHDPEIEHGDYLSFLKAVVGRQAALIAKWQLVGFVHGVMNTDNMAIGGETIDYGPCAFLDAYDPSTVFSSIDANGRYAYNQQPRIAAWNLARFAETLLPLLHKDEERAVALAEREISAFPQLFEAEWLAGMRAKLGLPGEASEDEALAQDLLELMETHRADYTNTFASLAVGATEQGALFESDAFASWHGRWRARIGDTDDAAAEAQRLMTRSNPAAIARNHRVEEALEAAVERGDYGVLNRLVEALRDPFAYAPAQAEFAEPPHPSCGRYRTFCGT
- a CDS encoding metallophosphoesterase family protein; this encodes MKIVVLSDTHMPRMSKRLPAALQRELTGAAAIIHAGDWTRLSVYDALSAYAPVYGVVGNNDGPEIAAKFGMRVQLTLGGCRIGVVHGHGAALRTKTEAHAVAAFKDDQLDAVVYGHSHIPVLRRDAKSGMLIFNPGSPTDKRRQAQFSFGILEADDGQLRARHIFYPDKG
- a CDS encoding glycerol-3-phosphate dehydrogenase/oxidase codes for the protein MTSAFAGMSRLAKLNEMEKEIYDVLVVGGGITGAGIALDAQRRGMRTALIDMQDFAAGTSSRSTKLVHGGLRYLKQFEIKMVAEVGKERAIVYENGPHVTTPERMLLPLYKGGTFGKLSTSLGLRLYDFLAGVKRDERRRMLSAEETLALEPLLKMEGMRGGGSYVEYRTDDARLTIEVLKKAAESGADAVNYTKAEQFHYDETGKVTGVLACDLIGRGEYRIRARQIVNAAGPWVDTLRELDRSKRGKTLRLTKGVHLVFDGGRFPLRQAVYFDTPDGRMVFAIPRDGKTYVGTTDTDYAGDTAQPRATREDRDYLLDACNGMFPDLRLRERDVESSWAGLRPLIYEEGKSPSEVSRRDEIFLSPSGLLTIAGGKLTGYRKMAETVVDRLSASLLAAGRGPFGPCSTRELPISGGDVGGSRRYTQFVKKAAAAGEAAGLSAETALQLASRYGSNAAAVFERIARRKGSNAGEGLSDEVYGMLAYAIEAEMAVKPADFLIRRTGALFFDIDWAQRNLAAVLDFMADTLEYTDAQRAEYEEEMKRELAAAAEF
- the glpK gene encoding glycerol kinase GlpK; the protein is MENRYILALDQGTTSSRAIVFDKGGRVVAVAQQEIKQYFPKPGWVEHDANEIWLSVLGVIARVLTEGDIRPEQIEAIGITNQRETTVVWDRHTGRPIHRAIVWQSRQTNDICEALRQEGLDGQFRERTGLLIDAYFSGTKVRWLLDHVEGAREAAARGDLLFGTIDTWLVWKMSGGRSHVTDYSNASRTLLFNIRSLEWDDELLKILEVPRSMLPEVRSSSEIYAHTVDHHFFGRNIPIAGIAGDQQAALFGQACFEKGMVKNTYGTGCFMLMNTGTEAVASKHGLLTTIAWGLGGKVEYALEGSVFVAGSALQWLRDGLRMLKKSADSETYAARVDSSDGVYVVPAFVGMGTPYWDSDVRGAIFGLTRGTTKEHFIRATLESLAYQSRDVLDAMIEDSGLPLRRLRVDGGAVANNLLMQFQSDLLGAEVERPSVGETTALGAAYLAGLAVGFWQSKQDIADSWRLDRSFTPVMPDEQRQRLYAGWQKAVRAAMAFK
- a CDS encoding glycerol-3-phosphate responsive antiterminator gives rise to the protein MSFSRQRILPAARKVKDLEKLIKLPYEYIVLLDMHVAQLQPIVQLAKSNGKKPIVHADLIEGLKNDEYAAEFICQIARPAGIVSTRASVIAKTKQNKLLAIQRLFLLDTNALEKSYAMFERTKPDYIEVLPGVIPHMIAEVHERTGIPVFAGGLIRTANDVEQALAAGASAVTTSNLQLWKHYENEIG